CGCGAGCGAGAGAACCCGGGTCATGACATATTGTCCTGCGCATCGCCCATGAGCTGGATGAACACATCCTCAAGGCTGGTCTCGGCGGGCGCCGCCTCGGTGCCGGTCTCCTCCGCCACCCGCGCCACCGTCTCGCGCAGAGCCGCGCCGTCGCGGCCCACCACATGCAGCGTGGTGCCGAAGGGCGCGATCTGATCGACCCCCGCCGCGCCCTCCAGGCGCCGCGCCGCCTCGCCCGCGCGGGTGCCCGAGATCACCATCGTGGTGAGCCCCGCATCGCGCACCACCTCGGCCACCGTGCCGCGCGCCACCAGCGTGCCGTAAGAGATGTAGTTGATCCGGTGGCAACGCTCTGCCTCATCCATGTAATGGGTCGAGACCAGAACGGTCAGACCGTCGGCGGCCAGCCGGTGGATCTCGTCCCAGAAATCGCGCCGCGCCTTGGGATCGACCCCGGCGGTGGGCTCGTCGAGCATCAGGAGCTTCGGGCGGTGCATGACACAGGCCGCGAGCGCCAGCCGCTGTTTCCAGCCGCCCGAGAGCGACCCGGCAAGCTGATCCCGGCGCGAGTACAGCCCCAGATCCTGAAGCGTCTCGCGCACCACGCGGCGGCGCCCGGCCATGCGGTAGAGCCCCGCGACGAAATTCAGGTTCTCCTCGATGGTCAGGTCTTCGTAGAAGGAAAAGCGCTGGGTCATATAGCCCACCTCGCGCTTGATCGCGCCGCGCTCTGTCTGGATGTCGTGGCCCAGCACTCGCCCGCTGCCGCCATCGGGCTGCAACAGCCCGCACATCAGCCGGATCGTGGTGGTCTTGCCCGAGCCGTTGGGCCCGAGAAACCCGGCGATCTCGCCTCTCTCGACGCTGAGCGAGACCCGGTCGACCACCGTCTTGTCGCCGAACCGCTTGGTGAGATCGGTGACCGTTATGGCGGGCTCGCTCACCGCGCGTCCTCCGCCAGCGACACGTCGACGATCTGGCCGGGTTTCAGCGTACTCTCCCCGACGGGCCGCGCCTCGATGAGATAGACCAGCTTTTGCCGGTTCTCGAGCGAGTAGATCACCGGCGGGGTGAATTCCGATTCGTCGGAGATATAGGTCACCCGCGCGCGCAGCCCCGCCCCGCAGCCATCGCAGTTGATCGCCAGCGGCGTGCCCACGGCAACCCGGGAAAACTCGGTCTCCGGCACGTAGAGACGCAGCTTTACCGCGCCATCGGCCAGCATCGACAGCACCGGCGAGGACGGGCCGGCAATCTCGCCCTCGTGGCGGATCACGTCGAACACGGTGCCAGTGGCCGGCGCGGTGAGGCTGCGCTGGTCGAGATCCCAGCGCGCCTGATCGCGCGCCGCCGCAGCCCCCTTCACCGCCGCCTCGGCGGCGGCGATCTCCTGCGCGCGGGCGGGCAACCGCGCCACCGCAAGCTCCGCCTCGATCTGCGCCACCTGCGCATCGGCCACCTTTGCGGCGGTCACCGCATCGTCGCGCTGGCTCTCGGTCACCGCCCCGCGCGCGGCGAGGCTCACCATCCGCTCCTCGGTGCGTGCCGCATCCTCGGCCTGTGCCTGCGCCGAGGCGAGGGAGGCCTCGATGGCGCGGATCTCTGCCGGGCGCTTGCCCTCCTGAAGATCCTGCAACTGGCTTTGCGCCTGCGCCAAGGCCGCCTCGGCCCGGGCCAGCGCGATCTCGGCATCGCGATGCTCCATCGCCACCAGCCTCTGGCCGGCCTCGACCCGGTCACCGCTGGCCACCTCCAGCCCGCGGATCTGCGCCGTGGCAACCGGTGCGATCAGGGTGAAATCCCCCTCCACATAGCCCGTCGCCAGCGGGCCGGGCGCCGCGCAGGCGGAAAACAGCGCGGCGGCGAAGGGCAGCGCACAGAGCAATCCGGTCATATCCGGCTCCTTTCCAGCGCGGCGTGAAGCTGCGCCACGAGATGATCGGCGATGCGCCCGGCCTCATCCGGCCCAAGCGTCTCCCAGCCCATGCCACGCAGCACCACCGGCTGGCCGATGCGGAAGTAAAGCGCCTGGCCGATCATCGCGAAGACCGACAGGCGCACAGCCTCGCTGTCGGCGGGCTGGCCGGTGGCGGCGCCCCAGAGCGCGCAAAGCTCGCGATGCTTGGGGCCGAGAAAACGCTGAAACATCAGCTCGACGATTTCCGGCGATTCGTTCAGCTCGCGCACCATGAAGCCGACAA
The window above is part of the Salipiger abyssi genome. Proteins encoded here:
- a CDS encoding ABC transporter ATP-binding protein, which gives rise to MSEPAITVTDLTKRFGDKTVVDRVSLSVERGEIAGFLGPNGSGKTTTIRLMCGLLQPDGGSGRVLGHDIQTERGAIKREVGYMTQRFSFYEDLTIEENLNFVAGLYRMAGRRRVVRETLQDLGLYSRRDQLAGSLSGGWKQRLALAACVMHRPKLLMLDEPTAGVDPKARRDFWDEIHRLAADGLTVLVSTHYMDEAERCHRINYISYGTLVARGTVAEVVRDAGLTTMVISGTRAGEAARRLEGAAGVDQIAPFGTTLHVVGRDGAALRETVARVAEETGTEAAPAETSLEDVFIQLMGDAQDNMS
- a CDS encoding HlyD family secretion protein, which encodes MTGLLCALPFAAALFSACAAPGPLATGYVEGDFTLIAPVATAQIRGLEVASGDRVEAGQRLVAMEHRDAEIALARAEAALAQAQSQLQDLQEGKRPAEIRAIEASLASAQAQAEDAARTEERMVSLAARGAVTESQRDDAVTAAKVADAQVAQIEAELAVARLPARAQEIAAAEAAVKGAAAARDQARWDLDQRSLTAPATGTVFDVIRHEGEIAGPSSPVLSMLADGAVKLRLYVPETEFSRVAVGTPLAINCDGCGAGLRARVTYISDESEFTPPVIYSLENRQKLVYLIEARPVGESTLKPGQIVDVSLAEDAR